The Paenibacillus sp. FSL R7-0204 genome includes a region encoding these proteins:
- a CDS encoding glycosyltransferase family 39 protein, with the protein MTKNVRAAATVILMLFLFILPVTSIYAEGNVLQNPGFEEGEEGAPAGWSKDMWIAGDAAGSISVQSEEVHSGSKAAVIENLEPNHLKWVQTVTVLPDSYYRISGYVKIASIAGGGIGANIFPVGIGGGYPATSDTGGEWQRLEFIGQTGKEQTEIGIGAALGGYANLIRGKAYFDDLSVEKLDTVPEGANIISLDSGAQAPPADADGGSKPEEVPHKVSPAKLLLLSGVFCLFFAFLYTRAFRSERLLRQEDVIYTRWLYVLFGAAFILRIWIGLTAQGYKNDMNTFMAWGQRLTDLGPGKFYEEGYFADYPPGYLYVLYLLSLLRGLFNFAGGSGAETVLFKLPAMLSDLVLGWIIYKSARTRLGSGLAMGLMMLFLFNPAVLMDSAAWGQADSFFLIFLLLSIMGVVDKRFVRAAIFFAVATLIKPQALIFTPVLLLAFYHHRAWKQLALGALYGLGIFLVLAAPFFWNNGGFAGLINLYKSTLSSYPYSTVNAFNLYALTDPMWSALDVTWLGIPYRIWGFIFILVAVALAAYYSFNTKERKDLSKSYFIAMVLITIVFVFGTKMHERYLYPVLILSLFAFMESRDRRFLTLFLGFSLTQYINVGYTLAYLNTGGNPPADGIVLVTAITTIILAIYLLYIGYDVYIRRTAKLLPEPVTPKEAYAADLLLAEGIKPLTPAERRSPLKLKRRDWIWMLGITVLYGALALYHLGDNKAPETLWEPAASGDSFYVDLGQAHQLERVNVFGGVGTGKFQLEFSQTPDNWSSPLEVSEDVGNVFIWKSQPLNVSARYVKLSVTSPGFTLNEMAFYEQGAPEVPLTIASVTPDSGAAAKRGTPANLFDEQSVIPGNSNFMNSTYFDEIYHARTAYEHYHNIVPYENTHPPLGKLLIGVGMELFGVNPFGWRIIGTLFGILMLPLIYIMAMRLFRKTTYAALAAGLFALDFMHFTQTRISTIDVYGVFFIMLMFYFMQRYFTMNFYRVPLRTTLAPLFWSGLFFGIGVASKWIVIYGGAGLAIMLALVLIERYREYKAAGRLLAEGKLSGQELKAACRTADQSFWKNTIITLASCIGFFVIIPGIIYSLSFIPSLSASAEGFTVKGLIDAQKNMYNYHSQLVATHPFASSWWEWPFMKRPVWFFSGGEGLPAGKASSIVTMGNPLIWWTGIFAMLAAVWFTVKRRDKNLYMIWIAFFSQYVPWMLVPRETFLYHYFAMVPFMILSIVYILKLLDSKFQGARTLRYAYVAAAAILFVMFYPVLSGMQVNSSYIIQVLRWFPSWVF; encoded by the coding sequence ATGACCAAGAATGTACGTGCAGCGGCAACCGTTATATTAATGCTCTTCTTATTTATTCTTCCTGTAACAAGTATTTATGCTGAAGGGAATGTACTACAGAACCCGGGCTTTGAAGAAGGGGAAGAGGGGGCACCGGCAGGCTGGAGCAAGGACATGTGGATTGCCGGAGATGCGGCAGGCTCCATATCCGTTCAGTCCGAAGAGGTTCATTCCGGTAGCAAAGCGGCGGTTATTGAGAATCTGGAGCCCAATCACCTGAAGTGGGTGCAGACCGTTACCGTCTTGCCGGATAGCTATTACAGAATCTCTGGGTACGTCAAAATAGCCAGCATAGCAGGCGGGGGAATCGGGGCCAATATTTTCCCTGTAGGCATTGGGGGCGGTTATCCCGCTACCAGCGATACCGGCGGTGAATGGCAGCGTCTGGAGTTCATCGGCCAGACCGGCAAGGAGCAGACCGAGATCGGAATCGGCGCTGCGCTGGGCGGCTATGCCAATCTGATTCGGGGTAAGGCCTATTTCGATGATCTGTCCGTAGAGAAGCTGGATACGGTACCGGAGGGAGCGAATATAATCTCACTGGACAGCGGAGCCCAGGCTCCGCCGGCAGATGCGGACGGCGGAAGCAAGCCGGAGGAAGTACCGCATAAAGTATCGCCGGCCAAGCTGCTGCTGCTTTCGGGAGTATTCTGTCTGTTTTTTGCTTTTCTATACACAAGAGCCTTCCGCAGTGAGCGCCTGCTGAGACAGGAGGATGTAATCTACACCCGCTGGCTGTACGTTTTGTTCGGGGCGGCATTCATCCTGCGGATCTGGATCGGCCTTACGGCACAGGGCTATAAGAATGATATGAACACCTTCATGGCCTGGGGCCAGCGCCTGACCGACCTTGGACCGGGCAAATTCTATGAGGAAGGTTATTTCGCTGATTACCCGCCGGGGTACTTATATGTGCTATACCTGCTTAGCCTGCTGCGCGGATTATTTAACTTTGCGGGCGGGTCAGGTGCTGAGACGGTTCTCTTTAAGCTGCCTGCGATGCTCTCTGATCTGGTGCTTGGCTGGATTATCTATAAGAGCGCGCGAACTAGACTCGGCTCTGGACTGGCTATGGGGCTGATGATGCTGTTCCTGTTCAATCCGGCTGTGCTGATGGATTCGGCAGCCTGGGGGCAGGCGGATTCTTTTTTCCTCATCTTTTTGCTGCTCAGTATAATGGGGGTTGTTGATAAGCGCTTCGTACGTGCAGCGATCTTCTTTGCCGTCGCTACATTAATCAAGCCGCAGGCGCTGATTTTCACACCTGTGCTGCTGCTTGCCTTCTACCATCACCGGGCCTGGAAGCAGCTTGCGCTGGGTGCCCTGTACGGACTGGGGATCTTTCTTGTCCTCGCAGCGCCGTTCTTCTGGAACAACGGCGGTTTTGCAGGCTTGATTAACCTCTACAAAAGCACACTGTCCTCTTATCCGTATTCCACAGTGAATGCATTCAATCTGTATGCCTTGACTGACCCGATGTGGTCGGCACTGGATGTGACCTGGCTCGGCATACCGTATCGTATATGGGGCTTTATTTTCATCCTGGTGGCAGTAGCACTTGCTGCTTATTATTCCTTCAATACCAAGGAACGCAAGGATCTCTCCAAGTCCTACTTCATCGCTATGGTGCTGATCACGATTGTCTTCGTATTCGGTACCAAAATGCATGAGCGTTACTTGTATCCGGTACTGATTCTGTCCTTATTCGCCTTCATGGAGAGCCGGGACCGGCGGTTCCTGACCCTGTTCCTCGGGTTCTCCCTGACCCAGTACATCAATGTTGGTTATACACTTGCGTATTTGAATACCGGCGGAAATCCGCCGGCTGACGGCATTGTTCTGGTTACAGCTATTACCACTATCATTCTTGCGATATATCTGCTCTATATTGGATACGATGTATATATCCGCCGAACTGCGAAGCTTTTGCCTGAGCCGGTTACCCCCAAGGAGGCGTACGCAGCAGATCTGCTGCTTGCAGAAGGCATCAAGCCGCTTACCCCTGCTGAGCGCCGTTCTCCGCTGAAGCTGAAGCGCAGAGACTGGATCTGGATGCTCGGTATCACCGTACTATACGGGGCGCTTGCCCTCTATCATCTGGGAGATAACAAGGCACCTGAGACTCTGTGGGAGCCAGCAGCCAGCGGCGATAGCTTCTATGTGGATCTGGGGCAGGCCCATCAACTGGAGCGGGTCAATGTGTTCGGCGGTGTCGGGACAGGGAAGTTTCAGCTGGAATTCAGCCAGACCCCTGATAATTGGAGCAGCCCGCTTGAGGTAAGCGAGGATGTGGGCAATGTCTTCATCTGGAAAAGCCAGCCGCTTAACGTATCCGCAAGATATGTCAAGCTCTCGGTTACGTCTCCAGGCTTCACCCTCAATGAGATGGCCTTCTATGAGCAGGGGGCACCGGAGGTTCCTCTGACGATAGCAAGCGTGACACCCGATTCGGGAGCAGCAGCTAAAAGAGGAACACCGGCCAATCTGTTCGACGAGCAGTCCGTCATACCGGGGAACTCTAATTTCATGAACAGTACGTATTTTGATGAGATCTATCATGCCCGTACGGCTTATGAGCATTATCACAATATTGTTCCTTATGAGAACACGCATCCGCCGCTTGGCAAGCTGCTGATCGGGGTAGGGATGGAACTGTTCGGCGTCAATCCGTTCGGGTGGCGGATCATCGGCACCTTGTTCGGGATTTTGATGCTGCCGCTGATCTATATCATGGCCATGCGTTTGTTCCGTAAGACTACCTATGCTGCACTGGCAGCGGGACTATTCGCTCTGGACTTCATGCATTTCACCCAGACGCGGATATCGACCATCGATGTGTACGGTGTATTCTTCATTATGCTGATGTTCTATTTCATGCAGCGGTATTTCACGATGAATTTCTACCGGGTGCCGCTGCGGACCACACTGGCTCCGCTGTTCTGGTCCGGCCTGTTCTTCGGCATCGGGGTTGCTTCGAAGTGGATCGTGATCTATGGAGGCGCAGGACTTGCTATTATGCTTGCGCTGGTACTCATTGAACGCTACAGAGAATACAAGGCTGCCGGTCGCCTGCTGGCTGAAGGCAAGCTGAGCGGTCAGGAGCTCAAAGCCGCCTGCCGGACTGCAGATCAGTCCTTCTGGAAGAACACGATCATCACGCTGGCCAGTTGCATCGGATTCTTCGTCATCATTCCGGGAATCATATACAGCCTGTCCTTCATTCCTTCACTATCTGCGTCGGCAGAGGGCTTCACCGTTAAGGGGCTGATTGATGCCCAGAAGAATATGTACAACTATCACAGTCAGCTTGTAGCTACACATCCGTTCGCCTCCTCCTGGTGGGAGTGGCCGTTCATGAAGCGTCCGGTGTGGTTCTTCAGCGGCGGCGAAGGCTTGCCTGCAGGCAAGGCGAGCAGCATAGTAACGATGGGCAATCCGCTGATCTGGTGGACAGGAATCTTCGCGATGCTGGCCGCCGTATGGTTCACCGTGAAGCGCCGGGATAAGAATCTGTACATGATCTGGATCGCCTTCTTCTCACAATATGTTCCCTGGATGCTGGTGCCGCGTGAGACGTTCCTGTACCATTACTTTGCGATGGTGCCGTTTATGATTCTATCCATTGTGTACATCCTGAAGCTGCTTGACAGCAAGTTCCAGGGTGCCAGAACTCTGCGGTACGCCTATGTTGCCGCCGCCGCCATCCTGTTTGTAATGTTCTATCCGGTCTTATCCGGCATGCAGGTGAACAGCAGTTATATCATTCAAGTACTTCGCTGGTTCCCTTCCTGGGTATTCTAG
- a CDS encoding NCS2 family permease: MNRFFKLKENGTTVRTEIMAGITTFMAMAYILSVNPSTLTAFGRIDMGWYSVFLATALAAGIFTIAMGVFINFPVALAPGMGLNAYFASVVLSSATTEHQFTWQMGLTAVFISGIIFILLTITRVRQILLTAIPDSLKHAITVGIGMFITIIGLKNSGLMTIGVEAGSDIAANKFTDVLSFETVIHMGSLENTNVQLVIIGLLLISILMVLRVRGAILFGILGTTVAAILMGAVDFSSLSNPQTPWVPDFTQLNFWEFDWEGIMHTGIVSAIATFTFVELFDTFGTLVGTAERAGIMKNPEEGKKRVGNAMFVDAVAVAGGAMLGTSTTTAYVESAAGVAEGGRTGLTAVTTGICFLLALFLAPVVALIPGPATAAALIIVGVLMAQSIRDIDFQDMVLAIPAFLTFVIMPFTYNIANGISFGIVTYVILACVANIAGKKKYDIHWMMWVLAILIILRYVLIGSQG, encoded by the coding sequence TTGAACCGCTTTTTCAAATTGAAAGAGAACGGCACCACAGTACGTACAGAGATCATGGCCGGTATAACCACGTTTATGGCAATGGCTTATATTCTGTCGGTTAATCCAAGCACTCTGACTGCCTTCGGCCGCATTGATATGGGCTGGTATTCCGTATTCCTTGCGACGGCGCTGGCAGCCGGTATTTTCACCATTGCCATGGGGGTATTCATTAACTTCCCGGTCGCTCTGGCACCTGGTATGGGCCTTAACGCATATTTCGCTTCCGTCGTCTTATCCTCCGCCACCACGGAGCATCAGTTCACCTGGCAGATGGGGCTGACCGCCGTATTTATCTCCGGGATTATCTTCATCCTTCTGACCATTACCCGGGTCCGGCAAATTCTGCTCACTGCCATTCCTGACAGCCTGAAGCATGCGATCACCGTCGGAATCGGGATGTTCATCACCATTATCGGCCTGAAGAACAGCGGACTGATGACTATCGGCGTTGAAGCCGGAAGTGATATCGCCGCTAACAAATTTACAGATGTTCTATCTTTTGAAACTGTAATTCATATGGGCAGCCTGGAGAACACCAATGTTCAGCTCGTCATTATCGGCCTGCTGCTGATCTCCATCTTAATGGTACTGCGCGTTCGCGGCGCTATCCTGTTCGGAATTCTCGGAACTACCGTGGCTGCAATCCTCATGGGTGCTGTAGATTTCAGTTCACTGAGCAATCCGCAGACGCCATGGGTTCCTGACTTCACACAGCTGAACTTCTGGGAATTCGACTGGGAAGGTATTATGCACACCGGTATCGTATCGGCTATTGCCACCTTTACCTTCGTAGAACTGTTTGATACCTTCGGTACACTCGTAGGTACTGCTGAACGTGCCGGAATCATGAAGAATCCTGAAGAGGGCAAAAAGCGTGTCGGTAATGCCATGTTCGTAGATGCGGTAGCTGTCGCGGGCGGTGCGATGCTGGGGACTTCCACTACTACCGCTTATGTCGAGAGTGCAGCCGGTGTAGCTGAAGGCGGACGTACGGGGCTGACTGCAGTAACTACAGGGATCTGCTTCCTGCTTGCTTTGTTCCTGGCCCCGGTAGTCGCTCTGATCCCTGGTCCGGCCACAGCGGCAGCGCTGATTATTGTCGGTGTACTCATGGCTCAATCGATCCGTGACATTGACTTCCAGGACATGGTACTGGCAATTCCGGCCTTCCTGACCTTCGTGATCATGCCGTTTACGTATAACATTGCTAACGGGATCTCATTCGGGATTGTTACTTATGTTATTCTGGCTTGTGTAGCGAATATCGCCGGCAAGAAGAAATATGATATCCACTGGATGATGTGGGTGCTGGCGATTCTGATCATTCTGCGTTATGTTCTGATCGGCAGCCAAGGCTAA
- the rsgA gene encoding ribosome small subunit-dependent GTPase A codes for MINLTTYGYTEIEEIPAGLLPGRITELRRERFTVITERGELTAVLKGTFYHSAESRGDFPCVGDFVLLRPNESGESLITALLPRRSKFSRANYSGHAAEYTRTVLEQLVAANFDYVFILSSLNKDFNVTRMMRYLTQARQSGGQPVIILTKADLTPDYHQQLAEVMRSIPDVPVYAVSSHAGLGLDELAPYLLPGKTVVFLGMSGIGKSSLLNALMERDVMKVSAIREEDSRGRHTTTHRQLFMLPSGAMVIDTPGMRELGLFDAEEGIRAGFTDVEDLFAGCRFNDCRHEAEPGCAVLAALAEGSLTHERWERYNSQQQENRFVQDRTHYLRDKDARNQSAAMQRKQMKKNGGRYK; via the coding sequence ATGATTAATCTTACAACCTATGGCTACACCGAAATAGAGGAAATCCCCGCCGGGCTATTACCCGGCAGAATTACGGAGCTGCGGCGGGAGCGCTTCACCGTGATCACAGAGCGGGGCGAGCTGACCGCTGTACTCAAAGGCACGTTCTATCACAGTGCGGAATCGCGCGGGGACTTCCCGTGCGTCGGCGACTTCGTCCTGCTGCGTCCGAACGAAAGCGGGGAATCGCTCATTACAGCGCTTCTCCCCCGCCGCTCCAAGTTCTCGCGTGCGAATTATTCCGGCCATGCCGCAGAATATACCAGAACCGTTCTGGAACAGCTCGTAGCCGCCAATTTCGACTATGTATTTATTTTGTCTTCCCTGAACAAGGATTTCAATGTCACCCGCATGATGCGTTATTTGACCCAGGCCAGGCAGAGCGGCGGCCAGCCGGTCATCATTCTGACGAAGGCGGATCTCACCCCTGATTATCATCAGCAGCTTGCAGAGGTCATGCGAAGCATCCCGGATGTTCCGGTATACGCGGTCAGCAGCCATGCCGGGCTGGGATTAGATGAGCTGGCCCCCTATCTGCTGCCGGGCAAGACCGTTGTGTTCCTCGGCATGTCCGGAATCGGCAAATCATCGCTGCTTAACGCCCTGATGGAACGGGATGTTATGAAGGTCAGTGCCATCCGGGAGGAAGACAGTCGGGGACGGCATACCACCACGCACCGCCAGCTGTTCATGCTCCCTTCTGGCGCCATGGTGATTGATACGCCCGGGATGCGTGAACTGGGGCTGTTCGACGCCGAGGAAGGCATCAGGGCAGGCTTCACCGATGTGGAGGACTTATTCGCCGGATGCCGGTTCAACGATTGCCGCCATGAAGCCGAGCCGGGCTGTGCGGTACTCGCCGCCCTGGCGGAGGGCTCTCTGACGCATGAACGCTGGGAACGTTACAACTCACAGCAGCAGGAGAACCGGTTCGTCCAGGACAGAACACACTATCTCAGGGACAAGGATGCCCGCAATCAGTCAGCTGCAATGCAGCGCAAGCAAATGAAGAAAAACGGAGGACGATACAAATGA
- a CDS encoding phosphotransferase family protein, which yields MKINQDALYIALSQLFNTTITSADYQTLQLHGGTLGDVQLVTGTAETADGEQLPYRIVLKIQKKWERYDDPDSWRREYDLYASPLGATFTESFRWPVCYHAEMNEAGDEMRLWLEYMDGISGLELTGDMYEQAALELGRYQGKLYAEQPEVLQSLTNLSHADLMKNTYLHYRSWPVVYDYIRSEECGFPQHIRQMLIDIDEQSDDIFARIERLPLVLCHRDFWVTNIIYTGGTIALIDWDTSGWGYLGEDIASLIADEVDLDHMIEYYQRCVPAYYRGFAEYAGAIAPLAGHCVYEFILLVFGYRLVEGYLHTESDEKKTECLDTLEKIYELKSL from the coding sequence ATGAAGATAAACCAAGATGCTTTATATATTGCTCTATCTCAACTTTTTAATACAACGATTACATCTGCTGACTACCAGACGTTACAGCTACATGGCGGAACCTTAGGGGATGTGCAGCTGGTTACCGGAACGGCCGAAACGGCTGACGGAGAGCAATTGCCCTACCGTATTGTGCTGAAAATCCAAAAGAAATGGGAGCGTTACGATGATCCGGATTCCTGGCGGCGGGAATATGACCTCTACGCTTCCCCACTGGGGGCAACCTTCACAGAATCCTTCCGCTGGCCGGTGTGTTATCACGCTGAAATGAATGAAGCCGGGGATGAAATGAGATTGTGGCTGGAATATATGGATGGCATCTCCGGCCTGGAGCTGACCGGTGACATGTATGAACAGGCGGCACTGGAGCTGGGACGGTATCAAGGCAAATTGTACGCGGAGCAGCCTGAAGTGCTGCAAAGTCTGACCAATCTGAGCCATGCAGATCTCATGAAGAATACGTATCTGCACTACCGGTCTTGGCCGGTTGTCTACGACTATATCCGTTCGGAGGAATGCGGATTCCCGCAGCATATCCGGCAAATGCTCATCGACATCGACGAGCAATCGGATGATATTTTTGCCCGGATTGAACGCCTGCCTCTGGTGTTATGCCACCGGGACTTCTGGGTAACCAACATCATCTATACTGGCGGGACTATCGCGCTGATCGACTGGGATACCTCGGGCTGGGGCTACCTCGGCGAGGACATCGCCAGCCTGATTGCGGATGAGGTGGATCTTGATCACATGATTGAATACTATCAGCGGTGTGTCCCTGCTTATTACCGGGGCTTCGCAGAGTATGCGGGAGCGATTGCCCCGCTTGCCGGCCACTGTGTCTACGAATTTATCCTACTCGTATTCGGATACCGGCTGGTGGAGGGATATCTCCATACCGAGAGTGATGAGAAGAAGACGGAATGTCTTGATACGCTGGAGAAGATTTATGAACTGAAGAGCTTGTAG
- a CDS encoding helix-turn-helix transcriptional regulator, translating to MNRVAEYRKRSGLSQLALSKEVGVARQTVNLIENDKYNPSLDLCVKLAKALNSDLNTLFWEVNSNAE from the coding sequence ATGAACAGGGTTGCAGAATACAGAAAACGCTCCGGTTTGTCGCAGCTTGCCCTGTCGAAGGAGGTTGGAGTTGCCCGGCAGACAGTCAATCTGATTGAGAATGACAAGTATAATCCTTCATTGGATCTGTGCGTTAAGCTGGCCAAGGCCCTGAACTCGGATTTGAATACACTTTTCTGGGAGGTAAACAGTAATGCTGAGTAA
- a CDS encoding DUF3278 domain-containing protein, with the protein MLSNMEKRMLQPFVGYMEERDEYQRGEIHRILAGACMHALYLTSVLMLISLIMDTIHHTFTFGTMALFIVQQFIAYYILIRLRKTGVDETEYDIDADYEKTITALKKRFFLAGVQWGFTMFVLMEFLFPALAGEKIEIHLFNILLWCIAGAAFGIITYFLQKRNIKKIV; encoded by the coding sequence ATGCTGAGTAATATGGAAAAGAGAATGCTACAGCCATTTGTTGGCTATATGGAGGAAAGAGATGAGTATCAGCGGGGAGAGATTCATCGAATTCTTGCCGGTGCATGCATGCATGCCTTGTATCTAACATCTGTTCTTATGCTTATCAGCTTAATTATGGATACCATACATCACACATTCACATTCGGAACTATGGCTCTATTCATTGTGCAGCAGTTCATAGCCTACTACATCCTTATCCGGCTCCGAAAAACCGGAGTTGACGAAACGGAATATGACATAGATGCAGATTATGAAAAAACAATCACAGCATTGAAGAAAAGGTTTTTCTTGGCTGGTGTCCAGTGGGGCTTCACTATGTTCGTCCTGATGGAGTTCCTATTCCCGGCGTTAGCTGGTGAGAAGATCGAAATTCACCTGTTCAACATCCTGCTCTGGTGCATCGCGGGCGCTGCTTTTGGGATCATTACATATTTTCTTCAAAAAAGAAACATTAAAAAAATCGTTTAG
- the guaA gene encoding glutamine-hydrolyzing GMP synthase: protein MNKPNEMIVVLDFGGQYNQLIARRIRDLGVYSELLPYNTPMEKIKALSPKGIVFSGGPSSVYAENAPHVDPAIYELGLPIFGICYGMQLMAQQQGGKVERSAKREYGKADVEFAPSSVLAAGLESKQTVWMSHGDHVVELPEGFKLDAGTESAPIAAMSNDARKFFAVQFHPEVRHSVKGNEMISNFLYEVCGCEGKWTMESFIEDAVKDIRDKVGDKKVLCALSGGVDSSVVAMLIHRAIGDQLTCMFIDHGLLRKGEAESVMETFVGKFDIHVVKIDARDRFLGKLAGVSDPEQKRKIIGNEFIYCFDEESAKLGDFAFLAQGTLYTDIVESGTATAQTIKSHHNVGGLPEDMKFSLIEPLNTLFKDEVRKLGEELGMPHAIVWRQPFPGPGLAIRVLGEVTEEKLQIVRDSDYILREEIAKAGLDREIWQYFTALPNMKSVGVMGDERTYSYTVGIRAVTSIDGMTADWARIPWDVLEKISVRIVNEVDNVNRIVYDITSKPPATIEWE from the coding sequence ATGAACAAGCCAAATGAAATGATCGTTGTTCTGGATTTCGGGGGACAGTATAACCAGCTTATCGCGCGCAGAATTCGTGACCTGGGGGTATACAGCGAGCTTCTGCCGTACAATACACCAATGGAGAAGATTAAGGCCTTATCACCCAAAGGGATTGTTTTCTCAGGCGGGCCAAGCAGTGTCTATGCGGAGAATGCACCACATGTAGACCCGGCGATTTACGAGCTCGGGCTGCCGATCTTTGGAATCTGCTATGGGATGCAATTGATGGCACAGCAGCAGGGAGGCAAGGTGGAACGCTCCGCCAAGCGCGAGTACGGCAAAGCAGATGTGGAATTCGCACCCAGCTCCGTGCTGGCAGCGGGCCTTGAGAGCAAGCAGACGGTATGGATGAGCCACGGCGACCATGTAGTGGAGCTTCCGGAGGGCTTCAAGCTGGATGCCGGTACAGAGAGTGCGCCGATTGCAGCCATGAGCAATGATGCACGCAAATTCTTCGCCGTTCAGTTCCATCCTGAGGTACGTCACTCCGTGAAGGGGAATGAGATGATCTCGAACTTCCTGTACGAGGTCTGCGGCTGCGAGGGCAAATGGACGATGGAGTCGTTCATCGAGGATGCTGTTAAGGACATCCGTGATAAAGTCGGCGACAAGAAGGTGCTCTGCGCACTCAGCGGCGGTGTGGATTCCTCTGTTGTGGCGATGCTGATTCACCGGGCGATCGGCGATCAGCTGACTTGTATGTTCATTGACCACGGCCTTCTGCGCAAAGGTGAAGCGGAGAGCGTCATGGAGACTTTTGTCGGTAAGTTCGATATCCATGTTGTCAAAATAGACGCCCGTGACCGCTTCCTTGGGAAGCTGGCCGGTGTCTCCGATCCCGAACAGAAACGTAAAATCATCGGCAACGAGTTCATCTACTGCTTCGACGAAGAATCGGCCAAGCTGGGTGACTTCGCGTTCCTGGCTCAAGGTACACTGTATACCGACATCGTAGAGAGCGGTACAGCAACGGCGCAGACGATCAAGTCGCACCACAATGTGGGCGGGCTGCCGGAAGATATGAAATTCAGTCTGATCGAGCCGCTGAACACCCTCTTCAAGGATGAGGTCCGTAAGCTGGGCGAAGAGCTGGGCATGCCGCATGCGATCGTGTGGCGTCAGCCCTTCCCGGGTCCGGGTCTGGCGATTCGTGTGCTGGGTGAAGTGACCGAGGAGAAGCTGCAGATCGTCCGCGATTCCGACTATATCCTGCGTGAAGAGATTGCCAAGGCGGGTCTCGACCGCGAGATCTGGCAGTATTTCACTGCACTCCCTAACATGAAGAGTGTGGGCGTAATGGGTGACGAGCGCACCTATTCTTACACCGTAGGCATTCGTGCGGTAACCTCCATCGACGGCATGACCGCTGACTGGGCACGTATCCCTTGGGATGTGCTGGAGAAAATCTCCGTGCGCATCGTCAACGAAGTGGACAACGTCAACCGTATCGTGTACGACATTACCTCGAAGCCGCCAGCGACGATCGAGTGGGAATAG